A window of the Brassica oleracea var. oleracea cultivar TO1000 chromosome C1, BOL, whole genome shotgun sequence genome harbors these coding sequences:
- the LOC106309519 gene encoding uncharacterized protein LOC106309519, whose translation MATFRPSLFFFFAFFLLFLTSATPLAVSSLVNPNPFKPPRIPYSDHCNHIVPESPTDPSPSAASSPASLAFDVSFFSGGDSFFNRNQPRSSDVKSASFRAKSIRKTLGDGGIYRVEARLTLQISRTSGDLGQRNMIQVTQIDGRRIPVSFMGGQSFELYGFWSERTGRVCLVGSAQVLSPFGTYKPFDARLMLSYSNESNIYGSLVKGVLESVSNQSDFKTVSILGARNTPLNYEYKLLEESNAECGRNSEESLSVESVLGGLCKVFEGRSHVYRTTDCGINRTCSSGVEYMSLLSLLCDGEKMRMVLSFSNTSGVSRLFSFDPRTALVAEGAWDVEKNRFCGVACRILNFTDSLSNAKVGDCSLRLSLRFPASLSIKRRAPVVGELWSAKTGRIEFSSLSDPLWRFSGLRYEYTESERVSKLCKSRSKSKGKHYPDAQTSDMRFVMSVKYPGGVRSARASPYFVGDRLYHDLLVRGEGAGVTRIIPMNVTKSFTNITYMIRFLNPVSESRGDIFAEGTYDKETGELCMVGCQSVKLNSTMTVDCSLAIRFKFSPIDSRSDDRLKGTIESTREKIDPLYVGRMEVASRSIYVHQAKESVWRMDFEIAMVLISNTLSCLFVGMQLYHMSKHQETLPFISIAMATLLVLGHMIPLLLNFEEIFKSSRNQGSLFFENDRWLEAKEIVVRIVTMIAFLLECRLLQLAWSARKAAKNHHHRDSVWKAEKMVCYVCLPLYVTGGLIAWLVNRNRTPKRVVYIGKPRAARNLLYRPVTLKRSFQRPSLWKDLKSYGGLMLDAFLLPQILFNGFSNSDAKALAASFYGGHSFVRLLPHAYDLYRSHSYGKILDWSFIYASHKVDYYSTAWDVIILCIGFVFAVVVFLQQRFGGRCFIPKRFIEDVRYEKVVELQETGELHKSNDS comes from the coding sequence ATGGCGACTTTTCGCCCTTCTCTCTTCTTCTTCTTCGCCTTCTTCCTCCTCTTTCTAACCTCTGCAACTCCCCTCGCCGTTTCATCCCTAGTGAATCCCAACCCCTTCAAACCCCCTCGGATCCCTTACTCCGATCACTGCAACCACATCGTCCCCGAGTCCCCCACCGATCCTTCTCCCTCCGCCGCCTCCAGCCCCGCCTCGCTCGCGTTCGACGTCAGCTTCTTCTCCGGCGGCGACTCCTTCTTCAATCGGAACCAGCCGCGAAGCTCCGACGTCAAATCCGCTAGCTTTCGGGCCAAATCGATCCGCAAAACATTGGGCGACGGTGGAATCTACAGAGTCGAGGCGAGATTGACTTTACAAATCTCCAGAACCTCCGGCGATTTAGGGCAGCGAAATATGATTCAGGTGACGCAGATCGACGGACGCAGGATCCCGGTGAGCTTTATGGGTGGACAAAGTTTCGAACTTTACGGGTTTTGGTCGGAACGTACAGGACGAGTCTGTTTGGTCGGATCAGCTCAGGTTTTGTCTCCGTTTGGGACTTATAAGCCCTTTGATGCTCGTCTAATGCTTAGCTACTCCAATGAGTCTAACATCTACGGGAGTTTGGTGAAGGGAGTGTTGGAGAGCGTGAGTAACCAGAGTGATTTTAAAACTGTATCGATTCTCGGCGCAAGGAACACTCCTTTGAACTATGAGTACAAGTTGTTAGAGGAATCGAATGCTGAGTGTGGGAGGAACAGCGAGGAGAGTTTGTCTGTGGAGAGTGTTTTAGGAGGTTTGTGTAAGGTGTTTGAAGGTAGAAGTCATGTTTACAGAACTACTGATTGTGGGATTAACCGTACTTGCAGCAGTGGTGTAGAGTACATGTCTCTCTTGTCGTTGCTGTGTGATGGCGAGAAGATGCGGATGGTTTTGTCGTTTAGTAACACTAGCGGTGTCAGCAGGTTGTTTTCTTTTGATCCGAGGACTGCTTTGGTTGCAGAGGGAGCTTGGGATGTGGAGAAGAATAGGTTCTGTGGCGTTGCGTGCAGGATCTTGAATTTTACGGATTCTTTGAGTAATGCTAAGGTTGGTGACTGTTCACTGAGGTTGAGTTTGAGGTTTCCAGCTTCCTTGTCGATTAAAAGAAGGGCTCCAGTAGTTGGGGAGCTTTGGAGTGCCAAAACAGGTAGGATCGAGTTCTCAAGCCTAAGTGATCCGTTGTGGCGCTTCTCTGGTCTGAGGTATGAGTATACAGAGAGCGAGAGAGTGAGTAAGCTATGCAAGAGCCGGTCCAAAAGCAAAGGAAAGCATTACCCTGATGCTCAAACTTCAGACATGAGATTTGTCATGTCAGTGAAATATCCTGGAGGAGTGAGATCTGCACGTGCAAGCCCTTACTTCGTTGGAGATAGACTGTATCATGATCTCTTGGTTCGTGGGGAAGGCGCTGGTGTAACTAGAATAATCCCTATGAATGTTACAAAAAGCTTCACCAACATCACTTACATGATCCGTTTCTTGAATCCTGTTTCAGAATCTCGTGGAGATATTTTTGCAGAGGGGACATATGATAAGGAAACAGGTGAGTTATGTATGGTTGGATGTCAATCAGTTAAGCTAAACAGCACAATGACTGTTGACTGCAGTCTTGCAATCAGATTCAAGTTTTCACCTATTGATTCGAGAAGCGATGACCGGTTAAAAGGAACCATCGAAAGTACACGGGAGAAGATAGATCCGCTTTATGTTGGACGCATGGAGGTTGCGTCTAGGTCAATCTACGTTCATCAAGCGAAAGAATCTGTTTGGAGAATGGATTTTGAGATTGCTATGGTGTTAATATCCAACACACTCTCGTGTCTCTTCGTTGGGATGCAGCTTTACCATATGAGTAAACACCAAGAAACACTTCCTTTCATCTCCATCGCAATGGCGACACTTCTAGTACTCGGTCACATGATTCCTCTTCTGTTAAACTTCGAAGAGATTTTCAAAAGCAGCCGTAACCAGGGGAGCTTGTTCTTCGAGAACGATAGATGGCTTGAAGCCAAGGAGATTGTGGTGAGGATAGTGACGATGATAGCTTTCTTACTCGAGTGCCGTCTTCTCCAGCTAGCTTGGAGTGCTAGAAAAGCCGCGAAGAATCATCATCACCGTGACAGCGTGTGGAAAGCAGAGAAGATGGTGTGTTACGTGTGTTTGCCACTCTACGTCACAGGTGGATTGATAGCTTGGCTAGTGAACCGTAACAGGACTCCTAAAAGAGTTGTCTACATAGGGAAGCCACGCGCTGCTCGGAACCTCTTGTACCGTCCCGTGACATTGAAACGCTCTTTCCAACGTCCTTCTCTGTGGAAAGATCTAAAGTCTTATGGAGGTTTGATGCTTGACGCGTTCCTTCTTCCTCAGATACTCTTCAATGGGTTTAGCAACTCGGACGCAAAGGCTCTTGCTGCTTCGTTTTATGGTGGACACAGCTTCGTTCGTTTGCTTCCTCATGCTTATGATCTCTACAGAAGTCACAGCTACGGGAAGATTCTTGACTGGTCGTTCATTTATGCAAGCCACAAAGTGGACTACTACTCCACTGCGTGGGATGTCATTATTCTCTGCATCGGTTTCGTTTTCGCTGTTGTGGTTTTCTTGCAGCAGAGATTTGGGGGTCGCTGTTTCATCCCTAAGAGGTTCATAGAGGATGTGAGATATGAGAAAGTTGTGGAGTTGCAAGAAACTGGTGAGCTACACAAGTCCAATGATTCTTGA